One Cuculus canorus isolate bCucCan1 chromosome 2, bCucCan1.pri, whole genome shotgun sequence genomic region harbors:
- the EVX1 gene encoding homeobox even-skipped homolog protein 1, translated as METRKEMVVFLEGTQLGALVGKRVPNLSEAVGSPAPEPQEKMIHRNCLSPRPGPLSSRERGGGGGGGGEDEEEVEVLPGTGTVPESRSAAAALLSAGQQPPAPEPPSSKGQQSSSDTESDFYEEIEVSCTPDCATGSAEYQHSKGPCSEALAGSPSAGGDHSKGSGGSGGSQGSLSCSASDQMRRYRTAFTREQIARLEKEFYRENYVSRPRRCELAAALNLPETTIKVWFQNRRMKDKRQRLAMTWPHPADPAFYTYMMSHAAATGNLPYPFPSHLPLPYYSHMGIGATSATAATPFSSPLRPLDTFRVLSHPYPRPELLCAFRHPSLYPAPTHGLSSAGGSPCSCLACHSGQSNGLAQRPSGSDFTCSATTRTDSFLTFTPSVLSKATSVSMDQREEVPLTR; from the exons ATGGAAACCAGGAAGGAGATGGTGGTGTTTCTGGAAGGGACACAACTTGGCGCTCTAGTTGGCAAGAGGGTGCCTAATTTGTCCGAAGCAGTGGGGAGCCCCGCTCCGGAACCGCAGGAGAAGATGATCCATCGGAACTGCCTCAGCCCCAGACCTGGCCCCTTGTCGTCCcgggagagaggaggaggaggaggtggcggAGGAGAAGAcgaagaggaggtggaggtgctGCCAGGGACAGGGACGGTGCCGGAGAGCCGCTCGGCGGCGGCAGCACTGCTTTCGGCCGGACAGCAGCCCCCCGCCCCGGAGCCCCCCTCCAGCaaagggcagcagagcagctcgGACACCGAGTCGGATTTCTATGAGGAAATCGAGGTGAGCTGCACCCCGGACTGCGCCACGGGGAGCGCCGAGTACCAGCACAGCAAAG GGCCGTGCTCCGAGGCGCTGGCTGGCAGCCCCAGCGCCGGAGGGGATCACTCCAAGGGCAGCGGAGGCAGCGGCGGCTCCCAGGGCTCGCTGTCCTGCAGCGCCAGCGACCAGATGCGCCGCTACCGCACCGCCTTCACCCGCGAGCAGATCGCCCGGCTGGAGAAGGAGTTCTACCGGGAGAACTACGTGTCCAGGCCCCGGAGATGTGAACTGGCTGCTGCTCTAAATCTGCCAGAAACCACCATCAAG GTTTGGTTCCAGAACCGCAGGATGAAGGACAAGCGGCAGCGCCTGGCCATGACCTGGCCTCACCCGGCCGACCCGGCGTTTTATACCTACATGATGAGCCACGCGGCGGCCACCGGGAACCTGCCCTACCCGTTCCCGTCCCACCTGCCCCTGCCCTACTACTCCCACATGGGCATCGGAGCCACGTCGGCCACTGCCGCCACTCCCTTCAGCAGCCCCCTGAGGCCTCTGGACACCTTCAGGGTCCTCTCCCACCCTTACCCAAGACCTGAACTGCTGTGCGCCTTCAGGCATCCCTCTCTCTACCCTGCCCCGACTCATGGACTCAGCAGCGCCGggggcagcccctgctcctgcctggcttGCCACAGCGGCCAGTCCAACGGGCTGGCCCAGAGACCCTCCGGATCGGACTTTACCTGTTCGGCCACAACCAGGACTGACTCTTTCCTCACTTTCACGCCCTCTGTGCTGAGCAAAGCCACCTCAGTTTCCATGGACCAGCGAGAAGAGGTACCTTTAACGAGATAA